The Hordeum vulgare subsp. vulgare chromosome 4H, MorexV3_pseudomolecules_assembly, whole genome shotgun sequence genomic interval AAGGATgtcttgctagagctaaagaaattgagcatgctgaaaTTGATGATACTACTGAAACTCATGAAGTTCTTGCtattgaaaatattgaaataccttttagcCACGACTATGGTAGAATTGAAATGCCTgaaatacctgaaggttatgttatggatgaagaaatttccaaagactttcttgcttgtaaggatagagaagaCCTTAAGAAattactatgcaagttgaaagaaaaatccttgaatactagaatgaaatgtgaacctaagtttgctacttcatctatctttgttactgataaggattatgaattctctgtcgacccaaaGATAATtagtttggttgaatctgatccttttcatggctataaAAATGAAACGGTTGTGGCACATCTCGCTAAGCTAAATGATATAACCACCCTATTTACTAATcatgagaaaaattgctactactatattcttaaattatttccgttctcattaaagggtaatGCTAAGATTTGGTATGATCTactactcttgctcctggttgtgtgcgtagtccccaggatatgatctactacttctttcaaaaatattttcctcatcataagaaacaagcttccTTACATGAAATAATAGCTCGGGGTCTTCGGGAATTATGAATTCTTCGTCTTCAAGGACATCTAGGTCGTCGATGGGAGGGAGGTAATCGTCAACGTCGTCCGAATTGTTGCGACTGTCGGGATCGACATTGGCCGGTTCCTCTGGTTGGTGCTCGGGAGATTCGGGATAGCCGTGCCCATCTGGGGTCGCGTTCTCCCGTGTGGCTTGTGCGGAGCCCCTTCCCTTATTTGCCTTGGTGCGCTTATGCGGCTTTCGGCGTTTTGAGGGCTCTTCCACGGGCTTATCGTCGTTTTGCTTGGGTGTGACGTCATCTGTGTCGCGAGGCGTGTCTACCATGTAAACGTCGTAGGTAGATTTTGTTGTCCACCGCCCGGTGTTTATGGGGGTGGGGTAGTAGGCCTCATCGTCCATGTCTTTGAGCTATTTGGAGGCATAGTCCAATGAGTCGGTTAGATCTTCGATGGTGGcgatcaagtgggtggtgggtgggtcgtaaaagtcctcataatccaCCTCGGAGCCGAACTTCGACCAAGTCGGACTTTGGGTAAGTGAGATTTGCAGCGAATGGATCTGGTCGAGCATCTCATTTAACAATGAGAGGCTGTCCCGATCAATAGTTTCAAGATTTTTGGAGTTGACCTCCGCGACTTCCGTGAGGGAAGCCAATTCGGCAATAGTCGTTTCCTGTTGTCCGGACACAACGGTCAGTTCCGAGCTCAAGGCCTCCTCTCCGACGAGAAGGGGACCGTGTGGCCCGACAAGGGTCCCAGAGTCAAGGCTTCGGGATTTTGAGTTTCATCGGCCAAGACCGTGGCATTGGCGGGAAACAGATTGCCTCGCGAGTTGGTGGATAATTCAAAGTCTCTGAACTTTATTCGGTGACCGGGGACGAAACCAACGATCTGGCCAGGACGACCGGTTAGGTCCGCGCACAGTGTGAAGCTGCCGGGCGAGGGGACTTGTTCGGGGGCAAAGATGCCCCCATTGTAGACTAGGTCGTTGATTATgaagcgagccatcgatcctttcaGTGATCCAAcggcggaactctcaatgaaagcaccaatgtcggcgtcaaaaccggcagatctcgggtaggaggTCCCAAACTATGGACtttagatcgatgggttgcaggaaagagggggagacgatgtttacctaggttcgggccctcttgaggaggtacaaccctacgtcctgcttgattatattgatggggaacgatggttacagagttgatttacctcgagatcatatgagctAAACCCGAGATGAGATAACTTGCCTCTACGCATAAGAatctctagtttatatagacaccagggcccctagggttacatgtcACTGACTTTAATCCGGGTAGATGGGCCGAACTAGTCCTCCTGCCTTGGAGTGCACGTCTAGTCTTtggagctttccatcttgattacgAAGTTGTTAGATAATTCGGTCTTTAATGACGCAGCCCATATGACCGGCCCATAAGGGACAACCCGACCGCCCGAGGGGCCCTTAATCCGGAACTCCCTCAGTATCCAGAAGACCCAAAATATTCGAAGCACACATCAACTTTTGGTATTAATAATTTGGATATCGTGGGTATTTTTGATAGTATGTGTATTTTAGTTAATATGGGTAACATgtaagtgtaataatagcatCAATAATTTGGCTAGTATGAATAATTTAGATTGTATGGGTATTTCGGGTTGTTCGGGCTAAAACCCGAACCCTAACCCGAAAACTAAATAGCCATGAAATGAAAACGGAACCCTATCCCGATACCGGTATTACCCGACAATTCGGATAATTCGGTTCGGTTCGGGTTCGGATGGCAGGTTAGGGTACCCAAACGCCTAGGGTGACAGAAGGGCACCATCAGGTAGAACCTGCAAGTGTGCCAAGCTCCTCAAGTACATAATGTCACACGCCTCCTAAGGCTAGCCCCACCCCACACCACAACGCCGGCCCGATCCTCCCTCGCATGGCCATGCCGGTCGGTGGCACCAGCGAAGGGAGAATGCGAGAGAGACCGGAGAGCTCCCTAGGACTCACGGAGAAACGATGGGAAAGGAAATGGAAGATAAATGGAAAGTaggtttgttttgtttttttcaacTGGGAAAGGGGGGAAATGGAGGGCAACCATGGTACACAAACCGCATTCCCAAGGATTGTATGGGGGACCCTAAAAAGAAAGGAGGACGATCAGATTTAGCCGGCTGATTTTTCACTCCATCAACCGCCACGCTCGCGTGACGCGTGTCTCCTCTGGTTCCCTCCCACCGCTTCCCCACGTCACAATGTTATCTTCACGCAATGCTCTTCTGCCCGCACACGAGGGACGTGTGGGAGATTATTAAACATACATATGGCATCAATTTGCAACGATGTGCTTTCATGTCACCAAAATTATGGCTATATGATCTTATGTCCACGTATTCTGACTATGAGGCTACAGTTCTTACAGTGACATTCTGGCATATTTGGGAGGCTCGCAACTATGCTAGAAATAATCTATtcgttttaaaataagtgtcttaagcttagtacacatTTGTATTAAAGATAATACAAAGTTGaaacaattattttgggacagaagGAGCAGTTCTTTTTTGCAACCGGGAAAGAGGGGAAACGGAGGGCAACCATGGTATGGAAACCGTATTCCCATGAACCGTAATAAGGTGGGGTAATTGTGATCCGTGGTGAAAACGGGCGCGACGCGGACGAGATCTCTCAGGTGACACACGCGACACCGGCCGATGGATCCGGGGATACCGGTCCCCGTTGTGACGCTCCGTCGCTCCACCGACGAGGACGAGACCCACGTGGGGCCTGGGAGTGCGGTACCGCACCGCCATTACTAGGCTAGCGGCGGGCCTTCTTCTCCCCCGCCCCAACGGTCGGGAAGGATAGAGAATCGGCCGCCCGCGAGCCAACGGCAGGTCAATACCCAGCGTAGCGTAACGTAACGGCTCGCGCAGCCCGCAGAAAAGCCAAGGCCCCAGCCGGAGAAGGCACACAGACGCAGAGCAGGTGCGTGCcagcccaccaccaccaccaccaccacgagaaccgcccctctccctccctccctccctccggcGGACCCTGAGACTCACGAGCGCGGGCGCGGGcgcgggcggggcggggcggggcggggcgcgaGGGGATGGAGTCCATGGAGCCCATGGACATCGACTGGAACAGGGTGGTGTCGCGCTTCGTGCGGGACGACACCTACGAGGGCATCGAGGCGCCGCACTGGGCCGACCTCGCCGACCCCGAGGCCGGAAACGCCGCCGTCGACGACGACGCCTGGTTCTGCCGCCCCGGTATGTACGATCCATCCCCCTTCCTTACCCGCGTCCCCTCTTGCTTCcttggttcccccccccccccccccccccctccctcgaCGAGCGAGAGGATTCTGCCTTGTCAGTGTCAGGTTCCGATTCGATTCGGTTCCGATGGCGGGCGGGCGGGTCCGGCTGGCAACGAGCCTGCCCCCGGTTTCTTGATCTGGGGCGGCTGATCTCGCCGCTGTTTTCTTGCTTCTCGAGAAATTCAGGCCGCGCTCTGGTTTCTCTTCTTGTGAGATTCCCCCAGTTGATTTCCGTGCTGGATCCCGCGCAGATTGCAAGCATCCCAAGACGGCCGACGACTTCCTCCGGCAGACCCCCAGCCCCAAGGCCAGGCTGCTGCGATCAATGTCCGCCATGATGCCCTTCGGCGAGAGGGACGCCAATAACAACCTCAAGAGACGAGGCGCCGGCGGGACTGCCGCATTCGCCTCGCCCACCAAGCCCAAGCCGCCGCCCAAGAAGAGGTTCCAGGACGACGCCGAGAACCAGGACCCCGCGCTGACCACGCCGCCCCCGGCGGCAACCAGGCCGCCGTTCGGCGCGCAGCGCTGGGCCAAGAACGCCAAGGAGGCCATCAAGTCCAGCGCGGAGAAGCGGCCGGACAATGCTGAGAAGGAGGCGCTGCTCGGCAGGAACCCGGCGCCGAGGCAGCTCAAGAGCACCCTCTCGGCGAGGAACCTCTTCTCCGGGAAGGACATACTTGGCCAGATATCGGATTTCTACAACGAGCTCAAGCGGATGGCCGGCGGTGGCGGCAGCCAGCAGCCTGTCTCAGAGGACATGGAGGAAATGAGCCCAATgtaatctctccctctctctttggaATCGGTGCTGAGTTATCCACCCCTTCTGGATTGGTACTTTCAGGTCCTTACACTCCCATTTTTGCAGAAACAGCAGTGTTGTGGTGGAGAAGGTGGATTGTAGCAGCGGCGGCGGTGCTCGGGTTCTGCCGGACGCTGTGAAGAAGGTGGCGAGGCAAGAAACAGCACAAAAGAGTCCAAGCCCAATGTAATTTGCTTGTCACTATGATGCAAAAGCGGCATTAGAGGATTGTAGGTTGATGTACTGATAATGGTGGTTTGTGATAATGATGGTTTGTGCAGGAAGGGGAAGAAGGCGGGGTTGAAGGTGGAAGCAGGGAGGCAGAGATCGCCCTCTGTGTTGAAGGAGGTGAAGGGGCAGAGATCGCCCTCTGTGTTGAAGGAGGTGAAGGCAACACCACCTACTCCGCAGCGGTTTCCATCCCCCTCGGTAAACCGTGTCAAGAGCGTGAAAGCTGCAGGTGCAACATCAAGCTCGCCACTCAAGAAGACACTGAAGGTGACTTAATCTGTCATGCCTATAATATTGGTTATTGATATATAGTGTTGGTGACTGTTAGACTGAGAGTGTTTGCTCGGTGAATTTTCGGTATTTGTGTGTTTCTACTAGCCTTTGTGAAAATATTTAAGAACATTCCAAGCAGTCGACTGAGAGTGTTTGCTCGGTGAATTTTCGGTATTTGTGTGTTTCTACTAGCCTTTGTGAAAATATTTAAGAACATTCCAAGCAGTCGAGCACTTGGCCTTTGTGAAAATATTTAAGAACATTTCAATCAGTCGAGCACTTGGTTCTGATCAGAAAATTTAGTGATCTGAATTATCATCAACATAGTTAATGGCTTAGACTCGGTTATAACCCTAAGTCAAAACTTCCCTTCCTCAAAATGATATGTTTTTCCATAGGCTAGATCTTGCATACCGAGTTTGATGCTCAGATTGTTCTGTACCGATTTATCAAGAACTTTGGGGTGTCCATGCCTGTCAATAATCAGTGTCTCCTTATGGTTTCTGAGTTCAAGATCTCTGAGAACTTCAGTGTCCATGCCTGTCAATAATCAGTGTCTCCTTATGGTTTCTGAGTTAAAGATCTCTGAGAACTTCAGTGTCCATGCCTGTCAATAATCAGTGTCTCCTTATTATGCATGTTTTATAAGCTAAAATAATGTGCATTTTCTTCGTGTTTCCAACATAATTGACACTTCAGTGTAAGTTCCATTGTGCATAACTTGTGTATATTTCACTCCATTCAGTCACTTGATCAGTAGCATGTTTGATCTCATGTCGTCACTGTGACCTTTCTTAAGGCTGTTCTCGTTCAGGCGTTCTTTTTTGCAAATCAGTGGCATCAGCATATGTGGCACTAACTCCATTGTGCATGAACGTGTACTGTAATTTTTTCAGCAACACAATTATGATAAATGTTTCACCTGATCAGTATCCTGTTTATTCTCACCTTATCATCGTGGCCTTTCTTAATGGTGTGCAGGCTTTTTTTTCCTGCAAATTAGTGGCGCTAATCATACGGTTCATCATTTACTGTTATAGTGACAGATAACCTATTGATCTTCTATTAGTGCTGTGAATCCAAAAATAGCATCTCAACACACGCTAACCATGCATTTAAACTAATGTTGATATCTACTCCTTTTCTTCAGGATAAGATGACGCCTAATAAGGATCAGGAGAACAGCAGAGAAGCTAAGAGGCAACCTTTTGGGGTTAAAGATATGAACAACAACAGGGCTTATGAGGCCGAAGAGAGCTCCAGTGGCGTGTTTTGGTTCTTGAAGCCGTGCACTTTCCTGGTGGAGTAGCAGCAAAATAATCAGAAGCTTTAAAGCTACTGCAATTCATGTAGCTAGGATCGATTCTTTGTTTCAGTTTGAAATACCCCCAGTTCCTCCTATTTGATTTATTCATCTGATGGGCATTCTGTCAGGCAAATAAATAGAAAGCATATGTATAGTTTACCAGTCAAGCCATACAAGTCGAGATATTTATAATACCATGAGTAGAACTCATGATATAGAGAGATGTTACTGCTCTTCTGCTAATTGGCTGTTTGAGCAAATGTACTGCAAATGATGTTATTGTTCAAGATATAGAGAAATATTATTGTTCTTCTTAATCTTACTGAATGCATTGTTCTGGATTGTTTTCTCATGCTGTTTTTGAGCAAAAGGCACTAATTTCATTATTCGATCCGAAATACACACGGGAGTACCTTTGTTGCCAATGGCTCCATAGAAACTTAGTCGACGCATATTTTATAGAAGGAAGCAAAAGATTTAAGAGAAGCTAACCAATGATGCGAACATCAATGGTAGCGCACACCAACACAACCAAAAACCCAGACTCACTCTCTCGACCCTTGCGTTCCGCTGTTTCCAGAGGGACCAAGTGACAGCGATGATCGTAGTGTCAAAACCCCCTCCTGTCTAAACTAGGAGCAACTCATCCTGGCCTGCAGCCACCAACTAGTGAGAGACTAATCCTGTTCCGTCCGGTTTGTGCTTAAACCAATGGCCTGAAAGCCGTAATGCCAGACCTCCCTCGCATATCCGCATTGGATTAGAATGTGGTCAACCGTGTCTTCGTCTTGCAGACACGAGCAGACGTCTGGTCCCGCAATCCATGGCGAGCACGTAGGTCGGATGTCCAGACAAGGTATTGCACCGCTAGTCAGGCAAAAAAATTGCACTCGAGTGTTGCCCAGCTCCTCCAGATGCAATCGTAGGTTGGAGAGTGCATCCCCTAAAAATCCATATACAGTAGTGCTCCGTCCATCCCAAAATATTAGTACAAAATTTACGACACCTATTTTGAGATGGGATATTAGTACAAAATTTGCGACACatattttaagacggagggagtatatttttagCTATACAATAATTATACATAATCCAGCTGCTCTAACATTAAGGCTGTGTTTAAGACCATTCAGGTGTTTGATCGGAGGAACACTCAAGGAAACGAGGGAATTCGGGGGCAGGTTCAAAAGTTTATAATTGTTACATTGCTCAACTCTACGTGAATCGATAATTGTTCGTTTCTCAAGCTCTGTGTGATTGTAGATATGATTTGTTACACTTCTGTTTGTCTGAAAACGGTATGCATTTGAGGCAGAGACAACAACCGCACTGGAGCTGTTGGTGGCTACAGTTATTCAGCTATAGCAAGGAAGAGCAGACAGGAGAACAGTTACTACTTATGGCCCATTCATGAAAGAGACTGACATAGACTTGAATGCataaataacaaaaattacaagtgtgagtgtgtgacaTCAAATGTACAAATGTGTCAAGGCTTGAAAGTTGAAAGAACCATTATTTTAGTTGTGCAAAATGTCCAGAAGCACAAGCTCCTCAAAGACACCATGCATGTATGAGTGGTGCAGCaagcaactactccctccgttcctaaatataagtctttctagatattcggatatatataaatatattttagagtatagattcatttattttgcttcgtatgtagttagCGAAATCTCTTAAAATACTTGTAtttaggaatggaaggagtatgtTCTTGCGTACTATTGGACATAACCAAGGGCTATTGCAACTAAATTTGATAGGCCATTTCAGACAGTTAGTTGCAAATTTAGATTTGTCCTTCAGGCCACAGGTGAACTAAGCAATGAATATATCAGGGCACCTTAAAGTCACTATAAGCCAACCGAATGCACTAGCATTATTTCAGTGCTTTTGCAAGCCAAACTGATTACTTAAGATACAAAGAAAAATGCCTGATCACCCTTCAGAAAGGCCACGACACGAGGACAAACAGGCTACTGATCAAGTGAATAAAAATGGAGCAAAATATTCACCATAATGGTGACAAAATGACAGTTCAAAGACATGCAACTTACCTGAAGTGTCGATAATGCACATCTTTTAGATTATGAACAAGCATAATAAAAATACACGGATTGTTGACAGGCATGGATACACTGAAAGGTCTAAAAGATCATAAACCATGACTACAGTATATTAGGTTAGTTCTCCTGGTAGCTATAGGTAAGTCAAGGATGATACACCGTGGGTCTGAAGCTGATTCGGTACATAACTATATCAGCAGCAGCGCATGTAAGATCTAGCCTATGGGAAGACGTACCATTTTTTCAGGAAGTTCTAGTGAGTGAGCCAGAATAATACATTAACTGTGGCGATGATGATTCAAACCACTAGCAGTTAGAACCATCTTCCACGCTTTGCGACATTGCTTGATCTGGCCCATATATGCATTCAGAAGAACTATTTAAACTGACCTAGACGATAAACTCATTGCTTTTTCAAGCAGAACCTTATAGCAAAATATATATATTGCAGCATTTACACTGCTGGTGGAGAACAAAGGAAGTGAAAACATCCCTACGACATACCATCGAAGCAATACAATTCAGTTTTCAATATAACATAAATTCCATCAATAGGTCACATCATCTTTTTTTCTGAGTTAAATTCAATTTGGCACATAAGTCTGCATAAATGATAGGGGTGAATTACATTGTATAGAAAGTAACACCATTGCTGAATTGAACCCACATGGTTTAGTCATTTAGACACTATATAACTCCAATGTATATGCTCTCTCACAATAAACTCTGGTCCAATTGATCTTGGTAATACCAAGAGAATTCATACATAAATCACACTTCTAATATCCAGAGGGCAATAAGATGCTACGAAATTCATCTAGGGATTCCTACGGGAAAATGAAGGAGCACCAGAGAAGTTACATCATAAAGAGCTTTCATATGAGGCCATTTTTATGTTGGACACCATTAAAAGCAAGCCATTTCCTCTTTTATTGTCTCCCAGTAGAAACACCAAGTTCTGGAATAGAAGAGGCCTGCAAAATTCCAAAATCAATGCAAACATGTGAAGATTACCTTAAAAACTAGAATACACGTCATCAGATTATGATACAAACAAAGAGAAACATGTGGTTTGATCTTGCACTAATTAGCTTTATACAAACAAAGAGAAACATGTGGTAAAAATTGTGACTGAAGCGTAAATGATATGTGGATTGGATCTCGGAATGCACAACAACCAATTACATCAAGAGATGTTATGGAGCAACTACACTTAAATTTAAGTATCTCCTACAAATTACCAAGACAGCATTTATATGCAAACAGCTATCAGTGCTTCGCCAATCCCCAGTGTTTTCACGCAACagccaactcaatatcatttggtATCAGCGTTACCTGGAGAGAACATTAGAATCTTTTCCAAGATTTTATATATACCTTATTTATTTGAAGTGTAGAAAGTCCAGTAATATCAGGGTTCTTGAGCTGCTCAAGCTGCCGCTTCCCTCTCCTCATCAAATACTCAATGTACACAAAGTTCCTGCGATCGACACTCCTGGCATTCTCACGGAACTCTGCCGAGACAACGGACTCGATCCTGCGGCGCTCCTCCGGGGACTTGAGCCGTGCTGTCCGAAGGAACCCTCTGTACAACGCCAAGGCCTGCCTCTGGATACCAGATAACTTCGTACGGGACGCCATCTCATCCCCTTGTCAAGCAACCATCAAGGCCTGGCAAGAAATGGAACTATCAGAATTCAGACGAGTTGTCTCGTGGTGATGCGCATAATATTCTTACTCAGGTGGCGCACCATTCACTGAAACCCCAAAAGACAATCATAAAACAACCTGCTCTAGCGCAAACGCCTAGCAAGCAAATCCACGGCGAACGGGGCTCGGGAaggaacttttggattagatcgcGCGCAGGGTGGAAATACAAGGGCGGAAGTCTCGGAACAAGTCTAAGCAAGCAAGCCTGGATGGATCTCCAATCCGTGCCGGTGGAATAGAATGGGGGGAGAAGAACCTCGGTGTGTCTGCTCACCGGCGCACGCAGGGTCGATCGACGACGGAGGAGGCGGGCGGAGTGGGGCGGAGGCAGGGGCAGACGGAGCGGCGGGAGCTAGGGACTTGGTCGCGGctggccgccgtcgccgcctgcCGAGATCGCTGAGGAGCTGGAGCGGAGGGAGGGCAGGGCGCGGGTGAGAGGGTCGGGCGCTGGGGGGCGCGTCGCCTGCCTGCCGGGACGGTCGAGGGCAAGATCCTGGTGTGTTCGATCGATTCTGCCCAGGGGTAAAATAGGGAATTGCAGGTTA includes:
- the LOC123449577 gene encoding serine/arginine repetitive matrix protein 1 isoform X1 encodes the protein MESMEPMDIDWNRVVSRFVRDDTYEGIEAPHWADLADPEAGNAAVDDDAWFCRPDCKHPKTADDFLRQTPSPKARLLRSMSAMMPFGERDANNNLKRRGAGGTAAFASPTKPKPPPKKRFQDDAENQDPALTTPPPAATRPPFGAQRWAKNAKEAIKSSAEKRPDNAEKEALLGRNPAPRQLKSTLSARNLFSGKDILGQISDFYNELKRMAGGGGSQQPVSEDMEEMSPINSSVVVEKVDCSSGGGARVLPDAVKKVARQETAQKSPSPMKGKKAGLKVEAGRQRSPSVLKEVKGQRSPSVLKEVKATPPTPQRFPSPSVNRVKSVKAAGATSSSPLKKTLKDKMTPNKDQENSREAKRQPFGVKDMNNNRAYEAEESSSGVFWFLKPCTFLVE
- the LOC123449577 gene encoding serine/arginine repetitive matrix protein 1 isoform X2 codes for the protein MESMEPMDIDWNRVVSRFVRDDTYEGIEAPHWADLADPEAGNAAVDDDAWFCRPDCKHPKTADDFLRQTPSPKARLLRSMSAMMPFGERDANNNLKRRGAGGTAAFASPTKPKPPPKKRFQDDAENQDPALTTPPPAATRPPFGAQRWAKNAKEAIKSSAEKRPDNAEKEALLGRNPAPRQLKSTLSARNLFSGKDILGQISDFYNELKRMAGGGGSQQPVSEDMEEMSPINSSVVVEKVDCSSGGGARVLPDAVKKVARQETAQKSPSPMKGKKAGLKVEAGRQRSPSVLKEVKATPPTPQRFPSPSVNRVKSVKAAGATSSSPLKKTLKDKMTPNKDQENSREAKRQPFGVKDMNNNRAYEAEESSSGVFWFLKPCTFLVE
- the LOC123447086 gene encoding succinate dehydrogenase assembly factor 1, mitochondrial — its product is MASRTKLSGIQRQALALYRGFLRTARLKSPEERRRIESVVSAEFRENARSVDRRNFVYIEYLMRRGKRQLEQLKNPDITGLSTLQINKASSIPELGVSTGRQ